DNA from Meles meles unplaced genomic scaffold, mMelMel3.1 paternal haplotype, whole genome shotgun sequence:
cccaaTCTTCAACTACAAGaagttgccctagcagaaatgactgaccaatctgtactgcagtcactgcaggcattacagtctatcttaaaaaaagcccactcagggatcctgactgcccgcACTGGGATGGAGGccgaggtggaaccacatccttatcaacccggggacttggtttggatacatcgctatcaagtgggaaacttggagtctttctggaagggaccatttactgttatcttgaccacccccacagcagtaaatgtagaaggcattagggcctggattcatgcgggtcaggTCAAACGAACTGAGGACGAGAACACCCCCCAGAGACGGAAGCTGCAGCCGACAGACCCTgttgaccatggactaaagctaaggctaaaaaaccctgagtttatttttgctcctattgttacctgttgaaaggtcaaggatttgactaatttccaaagaaaagggggggatataggggtgggccaggccagctagatgaaGACGatcaatcagtggggcatgcatatatttactgaggtgagttgcaatcccattggccacctgtgtgtgggtcgggctcaaccacctctataaaggctggtctgtgagactGCACGGGGGagtagtagcaggaggagttagggtaGCTGGTAGCAGGaaccattgggagccgttagggtagtggtagtgtcggggttgtggagaatgacagcgcccttttcatcatcgggagcagcattgctgggagcctcgccacccCAAGCAGTGGCGCCAccgggagcagcctcatctggagcggcattgctgggaaccTCATCTGCAGCGGTGCCGCCACGAGTGGCCTTGCTGCCcgagcagcggcgctgtcactagaAGTCCTGGGAGctgcctcatctgcagcggccttgccaccccaagcagcagcgccgccgggAGCGGACTCGtcaggagtggcctgtggtacagtgagggtgaggcagggagcctccaggagggaccccagggcaaggaggcggtggcccccagcaaggctcagcacctaccggtcagtttcatttctgatgcatggcgtgaaataaaactttgcttgatttttgctttgtgtcattcTCATTCCTTTCATCCCTAACAATTGGAAATGGGTAAACATGCAACCAAATTTGTGGTTTTATGGAATATATTCAACAAGGCCCAGCTTACACCCCAAAAGCCCATAATTCCACTTGGAAAAGTCCATTCCACTTAGATCAACACTATTCAGCTCATCTTCCTACTCTCCTGGTCTTCAACCAAGTGTTGCTCTTCTCCAATAGATTCCCAGTGATTTAACTTTTCTACAATCCAAATCTGGtcattttgttatcatttgtaaATGTCTTGGTCATGAAAGGACAAGAAACGAAGGTATAAGGTGAACCAGGAAGGAGGTGCTATTGGGACATTTCTCTCCTGTTTGGTCAACCACCTGAACTTTGCTTATAGTGCTCCTTTATTGTGGCATCATGTCGTCGCTCCTTGAGCAAGAGCCCTGGTCCCAGCCTCCTGTACTCATATGAAGGTAGCATCTGGTCACCATTCAACACTGAGATCGAGGGTCTCCTTCCAGCTTCTTTGTTTGGCTGAATTCACATGTCATAGGTAGAACAGGTATGTCCTTATGAGCTATGCCTTTTCTACATGAGCCTCAaaataatttgtgtattttactacaaCTATTTTCACAAACTACACTTATAGACCAAATCCCTTAGGGATAGTAGACATTtgttatttatatgttaaattcagtttgctattagttatttgtttattttatcataagatgtgctttttgaataaatgaaagatttgTTGTTTGATGGTCTTCCTCTGCTTGTTTGTATAAATGACATACTTCAAATCTCAGCTGGTATTACTTTATGCTGGAAAGCTGCCCTAAGCCTGGCTTCTTGGGATTAATATTTTTCACACAGTACATTCTACCACAATGTACTAATGATTTCAGAGAGATAACAGCCACTGAATGTCTTCAGTTTTGAAACCTAAGGAATGAAATCGATCTAATTAAACAGCACAACAACTGGATTGATGCAGTAATGATCAGCCATGTTAATTTTTGAatgattttcaagatttttcacttaaaatgacACTATGCATCAAGGACAAATTTTTAACATAGCCAAAAGTttgatactttatattttattcccaAGTAATTTCAAATTTGTAGAAAATTAGTATGAATAGTAAAAgtagtattaatattaataatagtacAATAAAGAATTAATATACCTTTTTCCTAGATTCAAGTATTAGCATTACACCCCATTTGATTTAtcacttctctctccatctgtctgtctcaTATCACCTTATGACCCTTGTTTCTGAATATCTTGATATGTATTTCATACAAATATGAGTATTTTCCCACAGAATCACAGTGCAGTtgtaaatttcagaaaaatataacatGGGTACAATGCAATTGtacaaatattttgaatacaGAAGTGTAAAAATGAAGAGCTTTTCAGTATAAGGAAACAATTCCTCTGAAAGGGATGAATAGGTGTTGACATATGGTATGAGAACCTGAAGAATAACGTTGGCATAAGATCCTAAAGTTCTAATTTGTAgcatgaaggaaaagaaacagtacAAATATTTCCTACTTTATACTTTCATGTAAGACAGATCccacattcaacattttttttagagCCCTTGTTACATCCTTATTCCTAAGACTATAAATTAAAGGATTTAGAACAGGAGTGAGTATAGTGTAAAAGACAGATACAATCATGTCCTTCTTTGGGGTGTGATAGGAGGTGGGAAGCATGTAGGTATAGACAGCAGCACCATAGAAGAGGATGACTACcatcatgtgggaagaacaagtGGCAAAGGCCttcttccatccctctgctgagTTCATCCTGTGGATGGTGAAGAGGATGAAAGAATAGGAGCTTGAAATGATTGTCACAGGGATGAGGAGCATGAGAACACAGCACAGGTACATGAGGGTCTCATAGAGGGAAGTGTCTGAGCAGGAAAGCTTCATTACAGCAGGGacctcacagaagaaatgatggatCTCCCGGGATCTACAGAAGGGGAAGGTCATGCTGACGGATGTGAGCATAAATCCATCCACAGATCCtagaaaccaggaagaagacaCCAAGAGGAGACACACCCTATAGTTCATGAGGATAGGATAACGGAGTGGATGGCAGATGGCCatatagcggtcataggccatggcagctagaaggaaaaattctgaacctcctagtgtcaaataaagaaacatttgcaTCCCGCATTCAGGGGCTGAGATCTTATTCACTCCTATGACCTGGTCCATGAGCATCTTGGGCACAGTGACAGAAATGTACATCACATCCATGAGAGACAATTGGGtgataaaaaagtacatggggttGTGCAGGTGAACATCACACTGTATCAGAAGGATCAGGATGGTATTTCCAGACAAGGCCATTaggaaaaccacaaaaatgaCCACACAAAGAAGAGTTGGGTGGTTGGATTGACTGAAGAGTCCCACTAGTTCAAAATCTAATCGTCCAGTATGGTTGGCCACCCAAGTGGTATTCTCCATTGGATTTTACCTGAATCACCAAGGAGAACTGTAGAGTTAATAGATCACTCATGGCATATGACaacctgaaataaaattttagtgagcttgtgtgtgtgtctgtgtgcatgtttaCACACAGGAACCCAGGGTACTAATAAAGAGAAATTCCAAGGACTTGCAAATTGTAGGAGTATAAATTACCTGTAATTGAacaaatttaatagaaatttagGAATTCACAAATCCAAAAATACAGTACCTTAGGGGAACCTgagtgacttagttggttaagtccCCAACTTTtgac
Protein-coding regions in this window:
- the LOC123936009 gene encoding olfactory receptor 2T29-like → MENTTWVANHTGRLDFELVGLFSQSNHPTLLCVVIFVVFLMALSGNTILILLIQCDVHLHNPMYFFITQLSLMDVMYISVTVPKMLMDQVIGVNKISAPECGMQMFLYLTLGGSEFFLLAAMAYDRYMAICHPLRYPILMNYRVCLLLVSSSWFLGSVDGFMLTSVSMTFPFCRSREIHHFFCEVPAVMKLSCSDTSLYETLMYLCCVLMLLIPVTIISSSYSFILFTIHRMNSAEGWKKAFATCSSHMMVVILFYGAAVYTYMLPTSYHTPKKDMIVSVFYTILTPVLNPLIYSLRNKDVTRALKKMLNVGSVLHESIK